In Metopolophium dirhodum isolate CAU chromosome 7, ASM1992520v1, whole genome shotgun sequence, one genomic interval encodes:
- the LOC132948884 gene encoding uncharacterized protein LOC132948884 gives MTTKQDMKRTRTKNFSEQEKQLLITLITPYKHVIENIKTDGFNIKQKNQSWAVVTSQFNDRVESGSRTVQQLKTLYDMIKRQTKKNLSNEKVIMYKIMKQITHEEQCLIVDLVQSHHSELFTGRPYEQEEAWINICETYNLHQTTGPRVMEELKFIFDHLTKAAKIENSTDKIGRYKTGGGTFTKSMTSISEQILGVITERTEPLVNKFDDDVSYITTDIRSTCQKSAEYTLKDHHNLENVDVEVVHFDENVEALDVTFDSLGYTGSTRINWNNLSPETITHDTTNISPQLITNNATTNTAKTKSYNSHSSITPLKDTITKKRSSQKKICDGLEELTQNKIKKVQDKGRISSELDDIKLKKSKLELQSAEVTLEILQTELLTKQIEMESKKNQMLLQEEILNLQKHKMLNN, from the exons ATGACTACGAAACAAGACATGAAGCGTACACGAACAAAAAACTTTTCAGAACAGGAGAAACAAttgttaataacattaataacgcCTTATAAACATGTTATTGAAAACATTAAA ACTGatggttttaatataaaacaaaaaaaccaatcCTGGGCAGTTGTCACATCACAATTTAATGATCGAGTAGAAAGTGGGAGTAGAACTGTACAGCAGCTTAAAACACTTTATGATATGATCAAAAGACAAACCAAAAAGAATCTCAGTAATGAAAAG gtgataatgtataaaataatgaaacaaataacTCATGAAGAGCAATGTTTAATTGTGGACCTAGTACAATCGCATCATTCAGAACTC TTTACTGGTAGACCATATGAACAAGAAGAAGCATggataaatatttgtgaaacgTATAATTTACATCAAACCACAGGGCCAAGGGTAATGGAGGAATTGAAGTTTATTTTTGATCATTTGACTAAAGCCGCTAAGATTGAAAATAGTACCGATAAG ATTGGAAGATATAAAACTGGTGGAGGAACATTTACTAAAAGTATGACAAGTATCAGCGAACAGATTTTAGGAGTTATTACTGAAAGAACTGAACCTCTTGTAAATAAATTTGATGATGACGTTAGTTATATAACTACAGATATTAGAAGTACAT GCCAAAAGAGTGCTGAATATACACTCAAGGATCATCACAACTTAGAAAATGTGGATGTGGAAGTTGTACATTTTGATGAAAACGTTGAGGCACTTGATGTTACTTTTGATAGTTTGGGTTATACTGGCAGTACTAGAATTAATTGga ATAATCTCAGTCCTGAAACAATAACTCATGACACAACTAATATCTCACcacaattaattacaaataatgccACTACAAATACAGCTAAAACCAAGTCATATAATTCTCATTCATCAATCACCCCATTAAAAGATACCATCACTAAAAAACGAtcatctcaaaaaaaaatttgtgatgGTTTAGAAGAGTTgacccaaaataaaattaagaaagtGCAAGATAAGGGACGTATTTCATCAGAGTTAGATGACATTAAACTAAAAAAGTCCAAATTAGAGCTACAATCAGCAGAGGTAACCTTAGAAATACTACAAACAGAACTTTTAACCAAACAAATAGAAATggaatctaaaaaaaaccaaatgctACTTCAAGAGGAAATATTAAActtacaaaaacataaaatgttgaataattga
- the LOC132948886 gene encoding putative nuclease HARBI1, translating into MDSSASSSSSDDELFIIDVLQLLPRPRFFRDRSNPLADYDDVNFKLRFRLSKLMFMDLLDMISNNITQNTLRNVSLSPILQLLIALRYYATGAFQTVLGDHIHVHKSTVCRVIKKVSEAIALLKPKYIKMPRSQTEINLAQDDFLLARNFPKVIGAIDCTHIKIQSPNSDIGEKFRNRKGFFSINVQAVCSSHMQFINIVARWPGSVHDSTIFDNSLLRAQFENNEFGNSVLVGDGGYACRNYMMTPLGNPTSDSELRYQKAQIGTRNVIERTFGVWKRRFPVLSLGIRTQIQTTLTTIIATAVLHNMLIAANEPLVIDDETLLTADMVDQVPVLPVRQVGNAVQRHLIETVFN; encoded by the exons atggaTTCGTCGGCTTCATCTTCATCTAGTGatgatgaattatttattattgatgttttacAATTGCTACCAAGACCACGATTTTTTCGAGACAGGTCTAATCCACTGGCAGATTATGATgatgtaaattttaaactaagatTCAG ATTGTCAAAACTTATGTTCATGGATCTACTTGACATGATAAGCAACAATATAACTCAAAATACACTACGAAATGTGTCACTGTCACCAATACTACAGCTTCTAATAGCCCTGAGATATTATGCTACAGGTGCTTTTCAG ACAGTTTTAGGTGATCATATACATGTCCACAAATCCACAGTTTGCCGTGTCATTAAAAAAGTTTCTGAAGCTATTGCACTTCTAaaacctaaatatataaaaatgccaAGATCACAAACTGAAATCAACTTAGCACAAGATGATTTCTTGTTAGCACGTAATTTTCCAAAAGTTATTGGTGCAATTGATTGCACGCACATAAAAATTCAGTCACCCAATAGTGACATCGGAGAGAAATTCCGAAATAGAAAAGGATTCTTTTCTATTAATGTACAGGCAGTGTGTAGTAGCCAtatgcaatttataaatattgtagctAG ATGGCCTGGTTCAGTTCACGACTCGACAATTTTTGACAATTCATTATTACGAGCACagtttgaaaataatgaatttggAAATTCCGTGCTCGTAGGAGATGGAGGTTACGCTTGTAGAAATTATATGATGACACCACTTGGAAATCCTACAAGTGATTCAGAACTACGATATCAG aaagCTCAAATTGGTACTAGGAATGTCATAGAGAGAACATTCGGTGTATGGAAGAGGCGGTTCCCAGTTTTATCTCTAGGAATACGAACACAAATACAGACTACTCTTACCACAATTATTGCTACCGCAGTGTTGCACAATATGTTAATTGCAGCAAATGAACCACTGGTTATAGACGATGAAACACTACTTACTGCTGATATGGTGGATCAAGTTCCAGTATTGCCTGTTCGACAAGTTGGTAATGCAGTACAAAGACATTTAATTGAAACTGTGTTCAATTGA